The Aminipila terrae nucleotide sequence TCTGCAAAAAACTTAGACAGTGATAAAATAATAGGACTTGATCTGGGTGCAGACGATTATATGACAAAACCTTTTAATCCTTTGGAAATCATTGCAAGGGTAAAGGCAGCATTAAGGCGGTATTATAAATTAAATGACAACACAGCACAGCAAACGGTTACAAGTACAAAATTAATTGTAGGGGAACTGGAGCTGGATACAGAAAAACTGGAACTGACGAAAAGCGGGAAAGAGATTTCTTTAACGCCTACAGAATATAAAATAATAGCCTTATTGATGAAAGCACCTGGCAGGGTTTACACAAAAGCACAGATTTATGAAACTATTAGCGGGGAGTATTTTGAAAGCGATGATAACACAATGATGGTACACATTTCAAAACTCCGTGAAAAAATAGAAAGGGATCCTAAAAGTCCTGAATATATAAAAACAATCAGGGGGCTTGGATATAAAATTGAAAAAAGATAAACGAAAAAAAGGAAGTTTCCTGTCTCTGCTAGTAAAGAATTATATAGCCTTTACAGTAATAAACGTTATTTTGGTCATATCCATTTTCTCTTTAGGTACTCTGGCTTTGGCCGCCCACCTGAAAATGCCTAAAGGAGATATTACTCCTCAGATTAAACTACTTGAAAAAGGACAGTATGAACGTATAAAACCATATACCCTGGTAGGGCCTAAAGGGTATTTTGAAATTCTGGACAGCCATAATAAAGTCATTTATACCAGTGACAACAGTAAGATTCGAAGCGGATACACTAAAGGGGAATTGCAGTGTATTCAGGATTATTCAGGGAATGTTTACAGATATTCATCCAGATTTAAGGGGAACAATGGTAAGCCCCTGACTATAGTTCAGGAGATAAAATACCAAGATGATGGAGATAAAGATTCAGGATATTTTCAGATATTTGACCGGAATCGAAATGTGATTATGTCCAGTGCAAACGCTCCTGCCAAAAGACATTATACAAAGAGGGAGTTTACGTATCTGACCAATTCTTTAGATGATGACCTGGAAATCAGCAAGTACTCATTTAAAGGTAATGATGGT carries:
- a CDS encoding response regulator transcription factor translates to MSYKILVAEDDESIVDLLKLYLENEGYEVYAASDGLQALDILAHNEIDLAVLDIMMPKLNGYEVTKKIRFISNIPILILSAKNLDSDKIIGLDLGADDYMTKPFNPLEIIARVKAALRRYYKLNDNTAQQTVTSTKLIVGELELDTEKLELTKSGKEISLTPTEYKIIALLMKAPGRVYTKAQIYETISGEYFESDDNTMMVHISKLREKIERDPKSPEYIKTIRGLGYKIEKR